One Ferribacterium limneticum genomic window, CGCGCCTCGCCGCCGTGCCAGAGAATGGCTTCCTGCAGATTGCGGGCGCGGCCGTCGTGCAGGTACTGGCTGTGCTCGTTGACCTGCGGTACGAGGCCGATGCCCCAGAGCGGCGGGGTGCGCCATTCGCGGCCGTTGGCCTGGAAATTCGGCCGGTCGTCGGCCAGGCCCTTGCCCATGTCGTGAATCAACAGGTCGGTGTAGGGCGCGATCTGGCGGTTGGCGGTGAGCGGGAAACGCGGGCTCGGGCCGGTCTGCAGTTCGTGCCGATGGCAACTGGCGCAGCCGAGGCTGGCGAATTGCCGTTCGCCGGCGCGGACTTGCGGGTCGTCGGCCTTGCGCCGGGGTGGTGCCGCGATGTTGGCGAGATAGAACTCGATGGCATCGAGGTCGCTATTGCTCATCTCCGGATGGCCGGCCGAAGGCGCTTTCTGGCAGGCTTTCTGCACCGGCGTGCAGTTCTCGTCGGGGAACAGCGTCGTGGTGATGCCGAGATCGCCGACCATGGCGCCGGCGATCTGCTGACGCAGGTTGGGCTGGTTCGACTTGAAGCCGAAACGGCCGACGACCGTCTGTTTTGCGGCGGCATCCCAGACCCGGTTGAGCCGGCCGCGCACGCCGTCGGCCTTGGCTTCAGCGGCCATGGCGACGAGCGTCTTTTCGGGGACGGCCTCAAGCAGGCCGAGGCCGTAGACCGGCTGCCCGATGCGGGGCGAGAACAGCACCTTGCCAATCGGGCCGTAGGCCAGGTCCACGAAATCGATGCGCGGCCGACGCAGGCTGACTTTTTCGCCACCGGCCAGGGTCACCGGTTTTGTCTCGATCCAGCTCAGCGCTGCGCGACCTTCGCCGGGGACGCCGGCGATGCCTTCCTCGTTGAGCTGGCCGCCATAGGCCGGATGCGCCTTTGGCCCGCCATCCGCCGCCTTGCCGGGAACCGACAGGCGGACGAGCATCGACAGCATGCGTTCGTCCGGGCCGTCCGGTGAGCGGCCGCGGCCGTTTTTCTGGTGGCAGGAGATGCAGGCCAGGCGGTTGTAGAGCGGGCCGAGGCCGGCGGCGCTATCCTCGGCCGGGGCAACGACCCAGCTCTGGCGGAACAGGCTGCGGCCACGGAAGAAGGCTTCGCGGTCAGTATCGGCAAGGCCAGGCAGCGGCTGGGTATAGGCTTCGCGCAGGGCATCGTCGGCCTGCGTGGGCAAAATGCCGGCGAGCAGCAACAAGGCGGCGAGTAATTGGCATCGCATGCTCAGGCTCCCTGCGCGGCAAGCAATCTGACGACGCTGGCGCGGCGGGATTGGCTGGCGGCTTGCCATTGTCGTTCGAGATCGCCGGCTTCCGGGTTGGCGCCTTCGAGGCGAGTGCGGAAGGGGCGTTGCAACGCCGGGGCGGAGGCCTCTTCCTGCGAGATGAGCGGCGCTTCGAGCAGTCGTCTGGCAGCGCCGACGTCCTTGCCGGCAGCTTCGGCCCGGTGGATGCGTTGCCACAGGCCGACCAGCTCTGCGTGGTCGCGAATCAGCGTTTGCTCGAACAGCGCGGCAACGACGTTGAGCCGGTTGCGTGTCGCTTCGCCGTCGTAGTCGAAAACGCCCTGCTCGGCGGCCTGGAAGGGATTGAAGTAATCAGCCGGCAGCTTGGCGTAGACCGCAGGGCGCACCGGCATCTTGTGAATGTCGGCGTGGGTGATGATGCGCTGTCCGGTCTCGGACAGCACGAAGCTGGCAAAGGCGCGGGCGCCGGCCGGGTTGGTGGCGCGTTTGGTTATCGCGATGTGGGCCGGGTTGATGCCGCTGTGTTTCGGGTAGGCGAAGCGCAACGGCGCACCATTGGCAATGGCCGAGGCGGCGAAGAAATCGATGGTCAGCCCGAGGGCCTGGCGACCGCTGGCCACCTCGTCGGTGACGAAGGTCGAGCCGCGTTCGGTCAGGCTGCCGGCATTGCCGGCGATGGCGCTCCACACGGCCCAGCCTTTGTCCCAGCCGTAGGCTTGTAGCACGATGTCGACCATGACCGGCGCGAAACCGACGCGAGCCGGGTTGGGCAGCACGATGTTGCCGGCGTAGCCGGGCTGGGTCAGATCCGTCCAGTCGGTTGGCGGCTTGAGTTGCTGGCGGGCCAGGGCGTTCGGATTGACGATAAAACCGTAGCCGGCCATTTCGGTGACAGTGTAGAAACCGTCGGCGTCGCGTAGGCCGGCTTTGCCGATGCGTTCGGGCAGGCCGGCGAGATCGATGCCGAGCGGCTGCCAGGCGCCGTCGCTGGCGAGTGCCGCGAAATTGCGCGGCGAGGCGCTCCAATAAACGTCGATGCCGCCCTGGCTCGGCTGGCGCAGCACGGCCTGGGCTTCATGTGGCATTTTCCAGACCAGCTGCAGCTTGTATTGCGGCCAGGCTTTTTCGAAGGCAGCTTCAAAACGCGAGAAGACTTCATCGTTGTAGCTGGTCAGGACAACGACGGGCTTGCGTTCGCGCGGGGTGGCGGCACGCAACGGGCTTGCTGCCAACGATGCGGCGGCGCCGAGGCCGAGCAAAAGGCGACGACGGGAACTGTGGCAGGACGGGCTGTTTTTCATGCTATTCCTCCGTGCGGGTGATGGGCGAGGGCTAGAACCGGTAATTGGCGTTGGCGAACCACATCCGCCCGGGGTTCGGGAAACCGTCGGCCAGCGCGTAGTTCTCGTCGGTCAGATTGGTGACGCCGGCTTCGAGGGTCAGGTCCTTGATCGGGCGATAGGCTGCCTTGAGGTTGATCGTCGTGTGGTCGCCGGTCTTCACCGTATTCGACGCCCAGCGGCTGCTTTCGGATTCGAAGAAGGGAATGATTTCGAGCTGGCCGATTGGGCGGATCAGGGCATAGACGGTCAGCTTCTCACTGGGGACATCGGTCAGCCTGGTGCCTGGGCTGCTGATGTTCTCCATGTTGATGAAGGTGTAGTTGCCGCCGACATCGAGCCAGCTGGCGAGCGGGGTGCGCAGGCCGAGTTCGAAACCGGTGCTGCGGACCTTGCCGACGTTTTGCATCTGGCAGCGGTTGGCACCGCTACAGCTTGTCGTGCCCGGCTGGTAGACAGTCTGGATCTTGTCGCTGATGTCGCTGTAGAAGACCGCCACCTCCGTCTTGGCACCCTGCCACGGGCTGCCCTGGTAGCCGATTTCGTAATTGATCGACTCTTCCGGCGCTAGCCCGGGATTTTCTATGTAGGTGGAGAATCGCAGTGAGAAGCGGTCTTTCAGTGTCGGCAGGCGGGTTTTCTGGGCGACCGTGGCGTAGAGCCGGGCATTTGCGGTGAGGTCGTAGAACAGGCCCAGTTGCCCGTTGGTGGCGCTTTTCTCATCGGGGATGGTGATTGTTGCCCCTGATTTGTAGACGCTGTCGGCGGTCAGGCTGTGGTGTGATACTCCGAGCGACAGCAGGAGGTCGGGGGTGATCTTCAGGTTGTCCTCGATTGCGAAGGAGTACAACGTGTCCTGGAAAGACTCGGTCGCTGCGCCGGCGCCGTCGGTGGCGAGGTGCTTGTCGACCTTGTAGTGAGTGACAAACTTGATTTCGTTGTTTTTGAGGCGGACGGACGACAATTCCAGCGATCCGCCCCAGGTTTCGTCGTCGTAGGCGCTGATGTCGGTGACCGGGTTGGTGATGGTCGAATAGGTGCCGTTCGAGAAAATGTGCAGCGAATTCTTGAACTTGTCCTGGTAGAGCCTGGCCTTGATCGTTTCGTGCTCGCTGAGGGCGGTGCGCGAGACGAAATAGAGGCTTTCCTTGTCCCAGTACGGCCATTGCCAGAAGCGATTGACGCTCGGGTAGGTCGATGGCGGCTGGCCTTTTTCACCGTTCTGCTTGGTGTAGCTGATGGTGTATTCATCGCTGGCATTGGGCGTCAGGCCGAGTTTGAGCGAAAATTTCTGGTCGCTGTGGTAGGAGTTTTCGCGATGGCCGCCGTCTTCGCGGGTGGTCGGCTGGTAATCCTTGGACATCGGGAAGTAGTCGCTTTCCAGATACGAGGCGCCAGCTTGGATGTACCACAGGCCCTGATTCGAGCCGACATTGACCGAGGTCTGGCGTTCGTTGCCCGAGCCGAAGCCGAGGCGGGCATCGCCTTCGAGTGGGGCCTGCGGTTTGCGCGAGATCAGGTTGATTGCGCCGCCCATGGTGTTAGGGCCGTAGGAAACTGAACTGAATCCCTTGGCGACCTGAATGGCAGCCAGGTCGGCCGTGGTGAAGCGGGTGATGTCGACATTGCCATCGTAGGGGACGTAGACCGGGATGCCATCGATGAAGAGCGGTGTCTGACGCGAGTCGAAGCCGCGGATGTTGATGGTTCTTTCGTTGCGCTGACCGCCCAGGGCGATGGTGACGCCGGAAAGGAGATTGACCGCATCGCCGACGTTGTCGCGGTTGAATTGCTTCATGTCTTCGCTGGTGATGAGCGACGAAACCTGCTCTGCGCCGATCTCGCCGAGTTCGTCCTTTTGGGCCATGACCTGAATGGCGCCGAGTTCAAAGACGGGTTCGGCCGCCATGGCGAAGCCGGTGGGCAGCAGGTTGGCAACGAGGATGGCCAGCAGTTTTCTGCGGCCGCACGGTTTGGTGTTTTTCAGCATGAAGTCCTCCCTGACTGTGGCTGGCTGGATGGGTGATGCGGTGATTTTTGGGTCGATTCGGGCAAGGTGATTTCGAAGCTACTGCCTGGAAACCGGGCAACGATTTCGAGGCGTCCGCCCAGAGCCTCGACATAGCGGCGTAGCGTGGTCAGGTGCATGTCGTCCTTGTTTTCGAATTGCGCGATGTTCGGTTGCGAAACCCGCAGACGGTCGGCCATGGCGATTTGCGAGAGCCCGAGTTGACGGCGCAACTTGCCAAGGGGCAGGCCCCCGGCTGATTCAGCGGGGCATGTCGGGGCTGAGGGCATAGAAGCTTCGGGACTGGTTGCAGTTGTTGGTGGAGATACGGCGATAGACCAGCCAGCGCTCGTCGCGCAGACGCCAGGCGGCCATTTCTTCGCTGTAGGTGACCAGTTCGTAGAACTCCTCGTCGTCATCCGAAGCGAGGCTGGTCAGCATGTAGCGGTGGGCGGTAAAACAGCGTTGGTCGTCGGCGTCGTAGCCGACGGTGCGCTCCGCACGAATTTCGTATTCGCTGTATTGCTCGAAATAGAGCGGTGGCTCGACGGTCTCCCGCCATTCCGCTGGCAGGTGCTCAAGCCAGTCCGGTTCGCTTGGCTGATGGCCTTTACCCTGGCTTTTGCAAGTCCGGCTGTGGACTTTTCCGGCACCGGTGCTGGGATCTGTTTTCATGGCAAGATATAAGAATGTATATAACGGTATTCTTGTCATGGCAAAAGCCATGCCACGTAAAAGCAGGGGTATTTCAGGTGTTTTGTGTGGTTTTTCTATTCGTTGTGTTGTTAACTATACAACGATGTCGCGAATGTGACAGAGGCTACTGTCGCGTGCGAAATGGGGCTGGTGTCAGGTTGGAAGCGCGGCGCCTTAGCGCGGCATGGTGCTGCTGAAGGCGTAGAAGCTGGCCGGTTCGCTGCCGTGGTTGGCGCTGTTGCGCCGGAAGACCAGCCAGCGATCGTCACGCAGGCGCCAGGCCGACATCCGTTCGCTGAACGTGACCACCGGCTGAATTGTCTCTCCGCTGCTGGTTTGGGTGAGCAGAAAGCGATGGCAGGTGAAGCAGGGTTTGTCGTCGGCGTCGTAGCCAACGGCACGCTCGGCGCTGATTTCGTATTCGCGGTAGTGGGCGTAATAAAGCGGCGCTTCGACGGCATTCAACCATTCGGCGGGCAGATCTTCTTGCCAGATTCGCGCATCCGGGGTGCCTCCTTTGCAGCCGGGTTCTTTGACCAAATTGCTGGTGCTGGGGCTGGCGTTTCCGGGCAAGGAGTTCATGGCGGAGGGTGGGTGCAGGAATAGGTTAGGGCTGGCCGGATTGTGGCAATCAGGCGTCGAAATGGAGGGCGAGGCTGGCCAGCACCTTGGGTAGGGGCAGGTTTTCTTCGCTTTCGAGAATGCCCGGCACCGGGTGTGGGTATTCGTAGAAAATGCCGTAGGTGCCGCTGCGCTGGCCGTGCAGGTAAACATGAGCGCGCAGCGCGGCGATTTCGGCGTGGCGCAGCGTGACGATGTGCGGATCGTCGCCGGCATCCGGCTCGATGTCGCAGGCCTGGGCGATGCGCTCGTCGAGCGAGACGAGGACGCGGCGGATCTCACGGGATTTGGGGGCGGCCCAGGGATTGGCGTTCATGGCAGGAGCTCCGCTTGGATTTGGGCCAGCCAGGTGTTGATGCGCTCTTCGGTGAGCAGGGGCTGGTGATGCTGATCGAGGGCCAGGCCGAGAAAGTCGTCGCCATCAACCGCCTGCGAGGTGGTGAAGTCGTAGCCGGCGGTCGGCCAACGGCCAACGACACGGGCGCCGCGGGCGACCACGGCGTCGTGGATGAGGCCAATGGCGTCGACAAATTCTTCGGCGTATTTCTTCTGGTCGCCGAGGCCGAAGATGGCGATGGTCTTGCCGGACAGGTCGGCGCCAGCCAGTTGCGGCAGGAACTCCTCCCAACTCGGCTGGCTTAGGCCGACCGACTGGCCGGGCAATTCGCCATCGCCGAGCGTCGGGCTACCGACGATCAGTGCATCGTAGGCGAGGAAATCTGCTAGCGTCGTCCGGCCGATATTGACCGGCGCATCGGCAACGTCACCCAGCTTTTTCGCCATCTGCTTGGCGATCAGCCGGGTGCGGCCGGTGTCGGTGCCGAAGAAGATTCCAATTTTGGCCATTTTTACGCGTTGACCGTGGAATCCTGCGTCAGCTCTTCCGGCAGGCAGCCGATGGGGGCGCCGAGGCTGCCATCCGGGCCGTTTTCAAACTGGACCAGATAGATTTCCTTGGTTTCGTCCATTTCGGCGACGCCAAAATGGACGACGACGCCGCGCAGGCCGGAGGGAACGATCAAGGCTTCTTCATCTTCGAAGCCGGGCATGCCGCCGTCGTTGAAGATGTCTTCAGCCGCGAAGACCATGTCGCCGATGTGATATTGCTGGACGGTCGTTTCCATGATCTCAGGCCCAGACGTCAGGCGGCGCCAGCAGGCGCTCGACCGGCTGATCGAACATCAGGTGCTCGTCGATGATGACGCCGACGTCTTCCGGCTTGACGCCGGTGTACATGATGCCTTCCGGGTAGACCAGCACGCTCGGGCCGAGGTGGCAGGGGCCGAGGCAGCCGGTGTTGGTCAGCGCGAAGCCCGAGGCCCACAGGTTGCGGGCGGTGAATTCATCGGAAAACGCCTGCCAGGTGGCGCCGCAGCCCTTTTCCTGACAAGAGCCGCGCGGGTGGCCGGCAGGGCGTCCCTGGACGCAGACGAGTACGTGTTTCTTCGGTTTTGGCATGGAGCTCTCCTGGTTGATAGCTTTGCTATTGCAAGGGGAGTGCCAGCTTTAAAGTTAATTAATTCAATGGCTTGGGTTGTGTTGTTGTGTCGCGTTTGCGACAAGTGTGGTTTTGGTGTGGCAATTGGCAGGAGGTTCCGCCCTTGCTGGGCGTCTTACTTTTTCTTGCTTCGCCAAGAAAAAGTAAGCAAAAAGAAGGCGACCCTGGGTCGGTGCCGGCTGCGCCGGTTCCCTGTGCTACTCGGCAGGCCGGGCGGCTGCGGAACTCGGGGCTGCGCCCCTCAGACAGTCCTCGCCGAAAGCCCCCGGCCTTCCTGCGTTGCTCGGCACCTCTCAAGGGGGCCGGTGAAACGACCTGTACTTGAGCTTGGGGGCCTGAATGGCCGATTTCATTTTTTGCCCTTTTTTCCGGTTGACCGTAGGAATGCAATTCTTGGGGCAAATCGGTTGAGCCCGGACGCCTTTGGGGTCCCCGTGGAAGGCGCTGAGCAACGCAGGCGGGCCGGGGGCAGTCGGCTTGCGTTGTCTGAGCCGCAGGCGAGTTTAGCAAGCCGCCCGGTCTGCCGAGTAGCGCAAGGAACCCGAAGGGCGCCGCCCCCGGGGTCGCCTTTTCTTTGGCTACTTTCTTTTGGCGAAGCAAAAGAAAGTACGCCCGCCAGCAAGGCGGAACCCCAAGCCTGTCCGGAGCCCCAAGCCTATTAACCAGAAACCCGAATCAGAACTGCTTCACCTCAATATTCAGCGTCTGAATCCGATAGGCAATCTGCCGCGGCGTCATGCCCAGAATGCGCGCCGCCTTTGCCTGCACCCAGCCGGCCTGTTCCAGCGCGGCAATGACGCGTTCCTTTTCCGACAGGTTCGGATCATCGATGTCGATTTCCGGATTTGCCCCGGAATTCGGGTTGACCGCAGGACGATGGTAGTTTTCCGGCGGGGCGCTGGCAGCGGAGCGGATCGGACGCGGGCTGGTGCGTTCGCGGACGCTCGGGAAGCGGATCAGATCGACGTCGATGTTGCCGTCGTCGGAGAGCACGGCGGCGCGTTCGAGGCAGTTTTCCAGCTCGCGCACATTGCCCGGCCACTCGTGATTGGCCAGCCGGCGGTTGGCCATGTCGGTCAGTTTGAGCTTGCGTTTCTGGTCGTTGCCGATCTTGGTGAGCAGGTGGCGGGCGATTTCGGGGATGTCCTCGATGCGCTCACGCAACGGCGGCAGAAAGAGCGGCATGACGTTGAGGCGATAGAACAAGTCTTCGCGGAAGTCGCCCATTTCGACGGCGGTTTCGAGGTCGCGGTGCGTCGCGGCGATGATGCGGACATCGACCTTGATGGTCTTGCTACCGCCGACGCGCTCGAATTCGCCTTCCTGCAGGATGCGCAGCATCTTGGCCTGGAAGGCGGCCGAGACTTCGCCGATTTCGTCGAGGAACAGCGTGCCGCCGTGGGCCTGTTCGAAACGTCCCTTGCGCGCCTCGACAGCACCGGTGAAGGCGCCGCGTTCGTGGCCGAAGAGTTCGGATTCGAGCAGGTTTTCCGGCAGCGCCGCACAGTTGAGCTTGACCAGCGCATTGCGGGCGCGCGGCGAGTTGTAGTGGATGGCGTTGGCGATCAGTTCCTTGCCAGTGCCGGTTTCGCCACGGATCAACACCGTCGTGTTCCATTTGGCGACCATGCGCGCCTGGTCGAAAACCCGGCGCATGACGGCCGAGCGGCCGACCATGCTGTCGAAACCGAACTGGTGGCGGACGGTACGCCGGAGCAGGTCGCGCTCTTCGAGCAGCGATGACTTTTCCTGGGCGACGGCCATCGACAGGCTGAGGCTCTGGCCGATCAGGTTGGAGACCATCTCGACGAACTGGGCGCGCTCCTCGAGCAGGCCGTCCTCCGGCGCTTCCGGCTGAACTGCCAACACGCCCTTGAGGTCGCCGCCGACCTTGATCGGCACGGCGATGAAGGGCAGTTCCGGCGAATAGACTTGGGCGCGGTTGAGGAAACGGGCTTCGTCGGCGACGCGCACGAGCTTGATGGTGCGCGGCTTTTCGAGGATCAGGCCGATGATGCCTTCGCCCGGGCCGTACTGGTTGTCGTCGAGGATCGGGCCTTCCGGCGTGTAGATGGTGCGGATGTTGAGCTTGCCGGTTTCCGGATCAAGCACGCTGATCAGGCCGCGCGTCAGGCCGGCCTCGTCGTGCAGGACGCGCAGGACGTCACGCAGGGTTTCGTTGAAATCGAGCGAACGGCTGAGCACCCGGCTGACGGCGTAGAGCGCTGCCAGCAACTGGATGTTCAGCTCGTGCGTTCGGCAGAAACCGCCGGGCGGCGGGCATTCGTCTGAGAGGGAGTGAATGATGTGTTCGTGCATGCTGTTCTCGTTGTTGTTCTTCTTAGATGGGGTCGCCATCGACGCGGAATTCGACGATCGCCGCCAAACCGCCGCTCGGGCTGTCATCGAGATCGATGATGCCGCCATGGTCGGCGACCACCTGCTGGGCGCGCGACAGGCCGGTGCCGATGTGCTTGCCGCTGCCGCCCTTGGCCGTGAAGAACGGCTCGAAAGCCTTGTGTCGCCATTCGTGTGGAATGCCAGGGCCGCTGTCGATGACGGAAACGACGATGCATTCGTTGGTCAGCGCGCTGATCAGCGACAACTCGCGCCGCTTCCAGCCCTTGATGTTCATCGCCTCGATGGCGTTGTCGACCAGCGCCTTGAACAACATGCGCAACTGCAGCGGGCGACCGAGCATGGGCGGCAGGGTCGAGGCCGGTTGCCAGTCGACGGTGATGCCAGCCGAAAGCAGGCGCGGCGTGCTGACTTCAAGCACGTCACGGAGGATTTCATTCATGTTCACGCCGACGACGATTTCATGCTGGCCTTGCGGGATGACCTGGCGCAGCGTTTCGAGGTGCTCGCGGCTGCCGCTCAGGGCTTGCTGCAGCATCGCGGCACTCGCCGGGTCGCGGCGCTGGAGCACCGAGATGGCCGAGGTCATGACGTTCATCGGCTCTTCGAGGCGGAAGATTGCCGCCGACAAGCCTTCGCGGATCGCCGCCGTGCGTTCTTCCTCGGCCAGAACCGCTTGCAGGGCCGAGGCGCGGGCGCGCTCCTGCTCGTCGCGCAGGCTGGTGATGTCGGACATGACCACAAGCAGACCGGGCTGGCCATCGGCGCAGAAGTAGCTGTCAGCGCAATCGCTGTGCATGTCGATGATCGACGAGGTGACCGACAGCCAGCGTGGCCGGCCGGCGGCGCGGTCGACACGGGCTTCGCGCTGGGTGACCAAGCATTCCTGCGGGCGTTCGGCCAGGTTGTCGCGCCAACTGGGCAGCACGCTGTCGAGAATGGTGTGGGCCGGCTCCTTGAGGCGCAGGTCGCTGACCATTTTCTTGTATTCCTGGTTGTCGAGAACGACGCGGCCGCTCGGGTCGAGCAGGGCGAAAGCCATCGGGGCGGCATCGACGACCGATTCGATCAGGTGCTTCTGGTTGCGGACCAGGCGTTCGAGGCGGTGCATCTCGGTAATGTCCCGGTGCATGCCGACAAAATGGGTGGTCTTGCCGTCGCCGTCGACCACCGGGGAAATGCTCAGTTCGGCCAGATAGAGCCCGCCATCCTTGCGCTTGTTGAGCAGCTTGCCGGCCCACGGCTTCTGCGCCGAAAGGTCGGACCACATCGCCTTGTATATCTCCGGCGGGGTGGTGTGATTGGACAGCGTCGATTCGTTCTTGCCGACGATCTCGTCCTTGCTGTAGCCGGTGACGCGGGTGAAGGCTTCGTTGGCAAACAGGATGTTGGCCTTGGCGTCAGTGATTGAAATCGCCAGGTCAGCCTGGTCGACTGCCTGGCTATAGGCTTCGGGCGGCAGTGCAGTTTCCGGCGTGACAGTGGCGCGGGCTTGGGCAAGCGGTGTAGCCGACATCGAAAGGCTCCTCAATAAATCGTTTTTTATTTATTAGCAGAATCCGTGCCGCACTTTGAATTCAGGGCCGATGAGGGCTTGCAGCGCGGGTTTCGGGGGAAATGCGACGAATTTCTGTCGCCTTTGCGACATTTTTTCCTGGAACTGGCGCACCGTATTGGTGCAATGGCTGCGAATGGCGCATCAGCGTGGGGTTTTGTGCGGTGCGCAAGGATTGGCATGGCTTATGCAGTGAGGTCAGTGAAAAAAACTGGAACCACACCACCATGAGCGAATTTCTCCTACTGCTGCTTTCCACCGCGCTGGTCAATAACGTGGTGCTCATCAAGTTCCTTGGACTCTGTCCGGTGATGGGAGTTTCAAAGAGCGTGGATAGTGCCCTCGGCATGGGGCTGGCGACGACCTTCGTCATCACCCTGGCCGCCGGCGCCTCGTGGATGCTCGACAACTGGATGCTGCAGCCCCTCGGGCTCGGCTACCTGCGTATCCTGACCTTCATTCTGGTCATCGCAGCGGTGGTTCAATTCACCGAGATGTTCATCAAGAAGGCCAGCCCCGGGCTTTACCAGTCGCTCGGCATCTACCTACCGCTGATCACCACCAACTGCGCCGTGCTCGGCGTCGCGCTGCTCAACGTCGAACAGAAATTCAGCCTGTTCAAGAGCCTGCTCTACGGTTTCGGCTCGGCGCTCGGTTTCACCATCGTGCTGCTCATCTTCGCCGGGCTGCGCGAACGGATTGCCCTGGCCCGCGTGCCCGGCGCCTTCGCC contains:
- a CDS encoding flavodoxin, with the translated sequence MAKIGIFFGTDTGRTRLIAKQMAKKLGDVADAPVNIGRTTLADFLAYDALIVGSPTLGDGELPGQSVGLSQPSWEEFLPQLAGADLSGKTIAIFGLGDQKKYAEEFVDAIGLIHDAVVARGARVVGRWPTAGYDFTTSQAVDGDDFLGLALDQHHQPLLTEERINTWLAQIQAELLP
- a CDS encoding TonB-dependent receptor plug domain-containing protein, which encodes MLKNTKPCGRRKLLAILVANLLPTGFAMAAEPVFELGAIQVMAQKDELGEIGAEQVSSLITSEDMKQFNRDNVGDAVNLLSGVTIALGGQRNERTINIRGFDSRQTPLFIDGIPVYVPYDGNVDITRFTTADLAAIQVAKGFSSVSYGPNTMGGAINLISRKPQAPLEGDARLGFGSGNERQTSVNVGSNQGLWYIQAGASYLESDYFPMSKDYQPTTREDGGHRENSYHSDQKFSLKLGLTPNASDEYTISYTKQNGEKGQPPSTYPSVNRFWQWPYWDKESLYFVSRTALSEHETIKARLYQDKFKNSLHIFSNGTYSTITNPVTDISAYDDETWGGSLELSSVRLKNNEIKFVTHYKVDKHLATDGAGAATESFQDTLYSFAIEDNLKITPDLLLSLGVSHHSLTADSVYKSGATITIPDEKSATNGQLGLFYDLTANARLYATVAQKTRLPTLKDRFSLRFSTYIENPGLAPEESINYEIGYQGSPWQGAKTEVAVFYSDISDKIQTVYQPGTTSCSGANRCQMQNVGKVRSTGFELGLRTPLASWLDVGGNYTFINMENISSPGTRLTDVPSEKLTVYALIRPIGQLEIIPFFESESSRWASNTVKTGDHTTINLKAAYRPIKDLTLEAGVTNLTDENYALADGFPNPGRMWFANANYRF
- the rsxA gene encoding electron transport complex subunit RsxA, yielding MSEFLLLLLSTALVNNVVLIKFLGLCPVMGVSKSVDSALGMGLATTFVITLAAGASWMLDNWMLQPLGLGYLRILTFILVIAAVVQFTEMFIKKASPGLYQSLGIYLPLITTNCAVLGVALLNVEQKFSLFKSLLYGFGSALGFTIVLLIFAGLRERIALARVPGAFAGAPISFVTISLLALAFMGFSGLNV
- a CDS encoding nitrogen fixation protein NifZ → METTVQQYHIGDMVFAAEDIFNDGGMPGFEDEEALIVPSGLRGVVVHFGVAEMDETKEIYLVQFENGPDGSLGAPIGCLPEELTQDSTVNA
- the nifA gene encoding nif-specific transcriptional activator NifA, which encodes MATPSKKNNNENSMHEHIIHSLSDECPPPGGFCRTHELNIQLLAALYAVSRVLSRSLDFNETLRDVLRVLHDEAGLTRGLISVLDPETGKLNIRTIYTPEGPILDDNQYGPGEGIIGLILEKPRTIKLVRVADEARFLNRAQVYSPELPFIAVPIKVGGDLKGVLAVQPEAPEDGLLEERAQFVEMVSNLIGQSLSLSMAVAQEKSSLLEERDLLRRTVRHQFGFDSMVGRSAVMRRVFDQARMVAKWNTTVLIRGETGTGKELIANAIHYNSPRARNALVKLNCAALPENLLESELFGHERGAFTGAVEARKGRFEQAHGGTLFLDEIGEVSAAFQAKMLRILQEGEFERVGGSKTIKVDVRIIAATHRDLETAVEMGDFREDLFYRLNVMPLFLPPLRERIEDIPEIARHLLTKIGNDQKRKLKLTDMANRRLANHEWPGNVRELENCLERAAVLSDDGNIDVDLIRFPSVRERTSPRPIRSAASAPPENYHRPAVNPNSGANPEIDIDDPNLSEKERVIAALEQAGWVQAKAARILGMTPRQIAYRIQTLNIEVKQF
- a CDS encoding di-heme oxidoreductase family protein gives rise to the protein MRCQLLAALLLLAGILPTQADDALREAYTQPLPGLADTDREAFFRGRSLFRQSWVVAPAEDSAAGLGPLYNRLACISCHQKNGRGRSPDGPDERMLSMLVRLSVPGKAADGGPKAHPAYGGQLNEEGIAGVPGEGRAALSWIETKPVTLAGGEKVSLRRPRIDFVDLAYGPIGKVLFSPRIGQPVYGLGLLEAVPEKTLVAMAAEAKADGVRGRLNRVWDAAAKQTVVGRFGFKSNQPNLRQQIAGAMVGDLGITTTLFPDENCTPVQKACQKAPSAGHPEMSNSDLDAIEFYLANIAAPPRRKADDPQVRAGERQFASLGCASCHRHELQTGPSPRFPLTANRQIAPYTDLLIHDMGKGLADDRPNFQANGREWRTPPLWGIGLVPQVNEHSQYLHDGRARNLQEAILWHGGEARTARQRYVAAPPAARRELLAFLESL
- the nifL gene encoding nitrogen fixation negative regulator NifL: MSATPLAQARATVTPETALPPEAYSQAVDQADLAISITDAKANILFANEAFTRVTGYSKDEIVGKNESTLSNHTTPPEIYKAMWSDLSAQKPWAGKLLNKRKDGGLYLAELSISPVVDGDGKTTHFVGMHRDITEMHRLERLVRNQKHLIESVVDAAPMAFALLDPSGRVVLDNQEYKKMVSDLRLKEPAHTILDSVLPSWRDNLAERPQECLVTQREARVDRAAGRPRWLSVTSSIIDMHSDCADSYFCADGQPGLLVVMSDITSLRDEQERARASALQAVLAEEERTAAIREGLSAAIFRLEEPMNVMTSAISVLQRRDPASAAMLQQALSGSREHLETLRQVIPQGQHEIVVGVNMNEILRDVLEVSTPRLLSAGITVDWQPASTLPPMLGRPLQLRMLFKALVDNAIEAMNIKGWKRRELSLISALTNECIVVSVIDSGPGIPHEWRHKAFEPFFTAKGGSGKHIGTGLSRAQQVVADHGGIIDLDDSPSGGLAAIVEFRVDGDPI
- a CDS encoding helix-turn-helix domain-containing protein, translating into MADRLRVSQPNIAQFENKDDMHLTTLRRYVEALGGRLEIVARFPGSSFEITLPESTQKSPHHPSSQPQSGRTSC
- a CDS encoding (2Fe-2S) ferredoxin domain-containing protein, whose product is MPKPKKHVLVCVQGRPAGHPRGSCQEKGCGATWQAFSDEFTARNLWASGFALTNTGCLGPCHLGPSVLVYPEGIMYTGVKPEDVGVIIDEHLMFDQPVERLLAPPDVWA
- a CDS encoding ABC transporter substrate-binding protein, encoding MKNSPSCHSSRRRLLLGLGAAASLAASPLRAATPRERKPVVVLTSYNDEVFSRFEAAFEKAWPQYKLQLVWKMPHEAQAVLRQPSQGGIDVYWSASPRNFAALASDGAWQPLGIDLAGLPERIGKAGLRDADGFYTVTEMAGYGFIVNPNALARQQLKPPTDWTDLTQPGYAGNIVLPNPARVGFAPVMVDIVLQAYGWDKGWAVWSAIAGNAGSLTERGSTFVTDEVASGRQALGLTIDFFAASAIANGAPLRFAYPKHSGINPAHIAITKRATNPAGARAFASFVLSETGQRIITHADIHKMPVRPAVYAKLPADYFNPFQAAEQGVFDYDGEATRNRLNVVAALFEQTLIRDHAELVGLWQRIHRAEAAGKDVGAARRLLEAPLISQEEASAPALQRPFRTRLEGANPEAGDLERQWQAASQSRRASVVRLLAAQGA